One window of the Zea mays cultivar B73 chromosome 3, Zm-B73-REFERENCE-NAM-5.0, whole genome shotgun sequence genome contains the following:
- the LOC103649560 gene encoding protein ETHYLENE-INSENSITIVE 2 isoform X2: MIFGIALGFNLLFEYDDLITGICFATVVPNLLPYAISHLGKKMEGTINACIAGFALLSYVLGLLVSQPQIPLTMNVIFPKISGESAYSLMALLGANIMAHNFYIHSSVVQGQKKSSAVGLGALFHDHLFSILFIFTGIFMVNYVLMNSAAAESTNTLLITFQDVVELMNQIFVNPLAPTIFLVVLLFSSHIISLTSAIGSQVISHHLFGINLPLSGHRLLLKVFAIVPTLYWAKVAGAEGIYQLLIICQIIQAMLLPSSVVPLFRVASSRSIMGAHRVSLHLEILVFLAFLLMLFSNIIFVAEMLFGDSGWMNNLKGYTGSPVVLPYTVLVLVALISVAFSLYLAVTPLRSGSHEAESHEWSVHSQRELLNTSQEREDVKVDNVTYEEDQRSDVVPSPRDVPDSHPELALDYIDTSDTAVESDHDSQQSTAYASTAPETCSSPSFTREESKSVVAVNWPEPLEKVPTSTVMEESTVENVVSRITTERDVLVETDVVSGKDKEDIRTLESEKSIVDSTPYVSDDGPPSLTFSRGKGSDAGNGSGSLSRLSGLGRAARRQLAATLDEFWGHLFDYHGKLTQEASTKKFGILLGIDLRTPSTSVRTDKQAAEILKSPLVRDSMRGAAFLSSSVDMMSPKNETSNLELAYGLQRGPGMGLSSWSQGMQLPNTQLQSSSNSLLEQSARLNSNFSSSYSDNNQFYQPATIHGYQLTSYLKQMNASPSLYSSMPLDPQRLPKSSVSAVPNYADSMMHARNHNLLASLGGTTTQLPATSRVGSMMPERSYYDPSSVDGNENAGSPAYSKKYHSSPDMSGIIAASRAALLNEAKLGAAIGPQSYLSRLAAERSQYASSTARPAAPLAFDELSPPKLQSDIFSAQSSMRPSARSLWAKQPFEQLFGMSSAELSKGDFNLPGRSGGVAKDDFSYKESETKLLQSLRLCIMKLLKLEGSGWLFKQNGGCDEDLIDRVAAAEKLLMQGTAENQLLLHGGDLQQHSSDQAGIQYMRTLPNCGEDCVWRASLVVSFGVWCVRRVLDMSLVESRPELWGKYTYVLNRLQGILDPAFSKPRGALTICTCLQKDTRVRNSPPHSGLTAMGPVPTPIRGAFTTAGVVLEMIKDVEAAVSGRKGRSGTAAGDVAFPKGKENLASVLKRYKRRLASKGQ, from the exons ATG ATTTTTGGCATAGCACTCGGATTCAACCTCCTGTTTGAATATGATGATCTCATCACAGGGATATGCTTTGCAACAGTGGTACCTAATCTGCTACCATATGCTATATCCCACCTG GGAAAGAAGATGGAAGGGACAATAAATGCCTGCATAGCAGGATTTGCACTTCTTAGTTATGTGCTTGGCTTATTGGTTAGCCAGCCACAAATTCCTCTCACGATGAATGTAATATTCCCCAAGATCAGTGGTGAGAGTGCTTACTCTCTGATGGCGCTTCTTGGTGCAAACATAATGGCACACAACTTCTACATTCATTCATCAGTTGTCCAG GGTCAGAAAAAGTCATCTGCAGTTGGTCTTGGAGCCTTATTTCACGACCACCTTTTTTCAATATTGTTCATTTTTACTGGAATCTTTATGGTGAACTATGTTCTAATGAACTCTGCAGCAGCGGAATCTACTAATACTCTTCTCATTACCTTCCAAGATGTTGTAGAGCTAATGAATCAG ATATTTGTAAACCCTCTGGCACCAACTATATTTTTAGTGGTTCTTCTCTTCTCCAGCCACATCATCTCGCTGACATCTGCTATCGGTAGCCAAGTGATTTCACACCATTTATTCGGTATAAACCTTCCTCTTTCTGGACATCGTCTCCTACTGAAGGTTTTTGCCATAGTTCCTACTCTGTACTGGGCGAAAGTTGCAGGAGCTGAAGGGATATACCAATTATTAATTATATGCCAGATTATTCAAGCCATGCTTCTTCCATCTTCAGTCGTCCCACTTTTTCGTGTTGCTTCATCAAGATCAATAATGGGAGCCCATAGAGTGTCTTTGCATCTGGAGATACTGGTTTTTCTTGCATTTCTCCTTATGCTATTTTCAAATATCATATTTGTGGCAGAAATGCTATTTGGCGACAGTGGGTGGATGAACAATCTGAAAGGATATACTGGAAGCCCTGTGGTGCTCCCATATACCGTTTTAGTTTTAGTTGCACTTATATCTGTGGCTTTTTCACTGTACCTGGCTGTTACACCATTGAGATCTGGAAGTCATGAAGCTGAATCCCATGAATGGTCTGTGCATTCTCAGAGAGAACTCTTGAATACTTCTCAAGAAAGGGAAGATGTTAAGGTGGACAATGTTACATATGAGGAAGATCAAAGATCAGATGTTGTCCCTTCTCCCAGGGATGTGCCTGACAGCCATCCGGAACTGGCCTTGGACTATATTGATACTTCTGACACTGCTGTAGAATCTGATCACGACTCTCAACAATCTACTGCTTATGCATCCACTGCTCCTGAAACCTGCTCCTCCCCGTCGTTTACTCGCGAGGAGTCAAAATCAGTTGTTGCAGTCAACTGGCCGGAGCCTTTGGAGAAGGTTCCTACTTCTACTGTGATGGAGGAAAGCACAGTAGAAAATGTGGTCTCTAGGATCACGACTGAAAGAGATGTTTTAGTAGAAACAGATGTTGTCTCGGGCAAGGATAAGGAAGATATCCGTACTTTGGAGTCTGAGAAGTCAATTGTTGATAGCACCCCATATGTGTCTGATGACGGTCCGCCATCCCTTACTTTCAGCAGGGGAAAGGGCTCAGATGCAGGAAATGGCAGTGGTAGTCTCTCAAGGTTATCTGGTTTGGGCCGTGCAGCAAGGAGACAGCTAGCTGCTACTCTTGATGAGTTCTGGGGGCATCTGTTTGATTACCATGGTAAGCTCACTCAAGAAGCTAGCACCAAAAAGTTTGGTATCTTGCTTGGGATAGACCTTAGAACACCTAGCACATCTGTAAGAACGGATAAACAAGCTGCTGAAATACTTAAGAGCCCACTGGTGAGAGACTCAATGCGGGGGGCAGCTTTTTTGTCAAGCTCAGTGGACATGATGTCCCCTAAGAATGAAACGTCGAATTTGGAACTTGCATATGGGCTTCAGAGGGGACCTGGCATGGGATTGTCAAGCTGGTCTCAGGGTATGCAGCTACCAAATACACAGCTGCAGAGCTCAAGCAATAGCCTACTTGAGCAGAGTGCAAGATTAAACTCAAATTTTAGTTCATCTTATTCAGACAACAATCAGTTCTACCAACCTGCAACAATTCATGGATACCAGCTCACATCTTACCTGAAACAGATGAATGCCAGCCCAAGCCTTTACTCTAGCATGCCGCTGGACCCACAACGGCTTCCAAAATCATCTGTGTCTGCTGTGCCAAACTATGCTGATTCCATGATGCATGCTCGTAATCATAACCTGCTTGCTTCACTGGGTGGTACTACTACACAGCTTCCTGCAACATCCCGCGTAGGCTCAATGATGCCTGAAAGATCGTATTATGATCCTTCCAGCGTTGATGGGAATGAAAACGCTGGTTCACCTGCTTACTCAAAAAAGTACCACAGCTCACCTGATATGTCTGGAATAATCGCTGCAAGTAGAGCTGCACTCTTGAATGAAGCAAAGTTGGGTGCTGCCATTGGACCACAGTCATACCTCAGCAGGCTGGCGGCAGAAAGATCTCAATATGCAAGCTCAACAGCCAGGCCCGCGGCTCCATTAGCATTTGACGAGCTTTCACCTCCTAAGCTCCAGAGTGATATCTTCTCGGCGCAGTCAAGCATGAGACCAAGTGCTAGATCCCTTTGGGCTAAGCAACCATTTGAGCAATTGTTCGGCATGTCAAGTGCAGAGCTCAGTAAAGGTGACTTCAATCTTCCAGGCAGATCAGGTGGCGTGGCCAAGGATGATTTCTCTTATAAGGAATCTGAGACGAAGCTTCTTCAGTCCCTCAGGCTCTGCATCATGAAGCTCCTTAAGCTAGAGGGATCAGGGTGGCTGTTCAAGCAAAATGGTGGTTGTGATGAAGATCTAATCGACCGAGTCGCTGCAGCCGAGAAGCTATTGATGCAAGGGACTGCCGAGAATCAACTGCTGCTTCATGGTGGTGATCTCCAGCAACATTCTTCCGACCAGGCCGGCATCCAGTACATGCGCACGCTTCCCAACTGCGGGGAGGACTGTGTTTGGCGCGCGTCACTCGTCGTTAGTTTCGGTGTCTGGTGTGTCCGCCGAGTGCTGGACATGTCTCTGGTGGAAAGCAGGCCAGAACTTTGGGGCAAGTATACCTATGTCCTTAACCGTCTTCAG GGGATCTTGGACCCTGCGTTCTCCAAGCCTCGGGGTGCTCTGACAATATGCACCTGCCTTCAGAAAGACACCAGAGTGCGCAATAGCCCACCCCACAGTGGGCTAACAGCCATGGGCCCGGTCCCCACACCGATCCGGGGCGCCTTCACGACCGCAGGCGTGGTTCTGGAGATGATCAAGGACGTGGAGGCTGCGGTCTCAGGCCGCAAGGGCAGGAGCGGCACGGCGGCGGGCGACGTCGCCTTCCCCAAGGGGAAGGAGAACCTGGCCTCCGTGCTGAAGCGGTACAAGCGGCGGCTCGCCAGCAAGGGCCAGTAG
- the LOC103649560 gene encoding protein ETHYLENE-INSENSITIVE 2 isoform X1, giving the protein MDAPDVQQSMGYKESRGGMPKFFHALGPALLISMGYIDLGKWVAAVEAGSCFGFDLVLLALLFNFTAIVCQYLAACIGTVTGKNLAEICHQEYNQPTCIFLGVQAGLSLLTSELTMIFGIALGFNLLFEYDDLITGICFATVVPNLLPYAISHLGKKMEGTINACIAGFALLSYVLGLLVSQPQIPLTMNVIFPKISGESAYSLMALLGANIMAHNFYIHSSVVQGQKKSSAVGLGALFHDHLFSILFIFTGIFMVNYVLMNSAAAESTNTLLITFQDVVELMNQIFVNPLAPTIFLVVLLFSSHIISLTSAIGSQVISHHLFGINLPLSGHRLLLKVFAIVPTLYWAKVAGAEGIYQLLIICQIIQAMLLPSSVVPLFRVASSRSIMGAHRVSLHLEILVFLAFLLMLFSNIIFVAEMLFGDSGWMNNLKGYTGSPVVLPYTVLVLVALISVAFSLYLAVTPLRSGSHEAESHEWSVHSQRELLNTSQEREDVKVDNVTYEEDQRSDVVPSPRDVPDSHPELALDYIDTSDTAVESDHDSQQSTAYASTAPETCSSPSFTREESKSVVAVNWPEPLEKVPTSTVMEESTVENVVSRITTERDVLVETDVVSGKDKEDIRTLESEKSIVDSTPYVSDDGPPSLTFSRGKGSDAGNGSGSLSRLSGLGRAARRQLAATLDEFWGHLFDYHGKLTQEASTKKFGILLGIDLRTPSTSVRTDKQAAEILKSPLVRDSMRGAAFLSSSVDMMSPKNETSNLELAYGLQRGPGMGLSSWSQGMQLPNTQLQSSSNSLLEQSARLNSNFSSSYSDNNQFYQPATIHGYQLTSYLKQMNASPSLYSSMPLDPQRLPKSSVSAVPNYADSMMHARNHNLLASLGGTTTQLPATSRVGSMMPERSYYDPSSVDGNENAGSPAYSKKYHSSPDMSGIIAASRAALLNEAKLGAAIGPQSYLSRLAAERSQYASSTARPAAPLAFDELSPPKLQSDIFSAQSSMRPSARSLWAKQPFEQLFGMSSAELSKGDFNLPGRSGGVAKDDFSYKESETKLLQSLRLCIMKLLKLEGSGWLFKQNGGCDEDLIDRVAAAEKLLMQGTAENQLLLHGGDLQQHSSDQAGIQYMRTLPNCGEDCVWRASLVVSFGVWCVRRVLDMSLVESRPELWGKYTYVLNRLQGILDPAFSKPRGALTICTCLQKDTRVRNSPPHSGLTAMGPVPTPIRGAFTTAGVVLEMIKDVEAAVSGRKGRSGTAAGDVAFPKGKENLASVLKRYKRRLASKGQ; this is encoded by the exons ATGGATGCACCGGATGTTCAACAGAGCATGGGATATAAGGAGTCCAGGGGTGGTATGCCTAAGTTTTTCCATGCCCTTGGACCAGCACTCCTGATTTCAATGGGTTACATTGATCTCGGGAAGTGGGTGGCAGCCGTTGAAGCTGGTTCTTGTTTTGGATTCGACCTGGTGTTGCTGGCTCTCCTTTTCAATTTCACTGCCATTGTATGTCAGTACCTTGCTGCTTGCATTGGCACTGTCACAGGGAAGAATCTTGCAGAG ATATGCCACCAAGAGTACAACCAGCCAACATGTATATTCCTTGGTGTTCAAGCTGGATTGTCTTTGTTGACGTCAGAGCTGACTATG ATTTTTGGCATAGCACTCGGATTCAACCTCCTGTTTGAATATGATGATCTCATCACAGGGATATGCTTTGCAACAGTGGTACCTAATCTGCTACCATATGCTATATCCCACCTG GGAAAGAAGATGGAAGGGACAATAAATGCCTGCATAGCAGGATTTGCACTTCTTAGTTATGTGCTTGGCTTATTGGTTAGCCAGCCACAAATTCCTCTCACGATGAATGTAATATTCCCCAAGATCAGTGGTGAGAGTGCTTACTCTCTGATGGCGCTTCTTGGTGCAAACATAATGGCACACAACTTCTACATTCATTCATCAGTTGTCCAG GGTCAGAAAAAGTCATCTGCAGTTGGTCTTGGAGCCTTATTTCACGACCACCTTTTTTCAATATTGTTCATTTTTACTGGAATCTTTATGGTGAACTATGTTCTAATGAACTCTGCAGCAGCGGAATCTACTAATACTCTTCTCATTACCTTCCAAGATGTTGTAGAGCTAATGAATCAG ATATTTGTAAACCCTCTGGCACCAACTATATTTTTAGTGGTTCTTCTCTTCTCCAGCCACATCATCTCGCTGACATCTGCTATCGGTAGCCAAGTGATTTCACACCATTTATTCGGTATAAACCTTCCTCTTTCTGGACATCGTCTCCTACTGAAGGTTTTTGCCATAGTTCCTACTCTGTACTGGGCGAAAGTTGCAGGAGCTGAAGGGATATACCAATTATTAATTATATGCCAGATTATTCAAGCCATGCTTCTTCCATCTTCAGTCGTCCCACTTTTTCGTGTTGCTTCATCAAGATCAATAATGGGAGCCCATAGAGTGTCTTTGCATCTGGAGATACTGGTTTTTCTTGCATTTCTCCTTATGCTATTTTCAAATATCATATTTGTGGCAGAAATGCTATTTGGCGACAGTGGGTGGATGAACAATCTGAAAGGATATACTGGAAGCCCTGTGGTGCTCCCATATACCGTTTTAGTTTTAGTTGCACTTATATCTGTGGCTTTTTCACTGTACCTGGCTGTTACACCATTGAGATCTGGAAGTCATGAAGCTGAATCCCATGAATGGTCTGTGCATTCTCAGAGAGAACTCTTGAATACTTCTCAAGAAAGGGAAGATGTTAAGGTGGACAATGTTACATATGAGGAAGATCAAAGATCAGATGTTGTCCCTTCTCCCAGGGATGTGCCTGACAGCCATCCGGAACTGGCCTTGGACTATATTGATACTTCTGACACTGCTGTAGAATCTGATCACGACTCTCAACAATCTACTGCTTATGCATCCACTGCTCCTGAAACCTGCTCCTCCCCGTCGTTTACTCGCGAGGAGTCAAAATCAGTTGTTGCAGTCAACTGGCCGGAGCCTTTGGAGAAGGTTCCTACTTCTACTGTGATGGAGGAAAGCACAGTAGAAAATGTGGTCTCTAGGATCACGACTGAAAGAGATGTTTTAGTAGAAACAGATGTTGTCTCGGGCAAGGATAAGGAAGATATCCGTACTTTGGAGTCTGAGAAGTCAATTGTTGATAGCACCCCATATGTGTCTGATGACGGTCCGCCATCCCTTACTTTCAGCAGGGGAAAGGGCTCAGATGCAGGAAATGGCAGTGGTAGTCTCTCAAGGTTATCTGGTTTGGGCCGTGCAGCAAGGAGACAGCTAGCTGCTACTCTTGATGAGTTCTGGGGGCATCTGTTTGATTACCATGGTAAGCTCACTCAAGAAGCTAGCACCAAAAAGTTTGGTATCTTGCTTGGGATAGACCTTAGAACACCTAGCACATCTGTAAGAACGGATAAACAAGCTGCTGAAATACTTAAGAGCCCACTGGTGAGAGACTCAATGCGGGGGGCAGCTTTTTTGTCAAGCTCAGTGGACATGATGTCCCCTAAGAATGAAACGTCGAATTTGGAACTTGCATATGGGCTTCAGAGGGGACCTGGCATGGGATTGTCAAGCTGGTCTCAGGGTATGCAGCTACCAAATACACAGCTGCAGAGCTCAAGCAATAGCCTACTTGAGCAGAGTGCAAGATTAAACTCAAATTTTAGTTCATCTTATTCAGACAACAATCAGTTCTACCAACCTGCAACAATTCATGGATACCAGCTCACATCTTACCTGAAACAGATGAATGCCAGCCCAAGCCTTTACTCTAGCATGCCGCTGGACCCACAACGGCTTCCAAAATCATCTGTGTCTGCTGTGCCAAACTATGCTGATTCCATGATGCATGCTCGTAATCATAACCTGCTTGCTTCACTGGGTGGTACTACTACACAGCTTCCTGCAACATCCCGCGTAGGCTCAATGATGCCTGAAAGATCGTATTATGATCCTTCCAGCGTTGATGGGAATGAAAACGCTGGTTCACCTGCTTACTCAAAAAAGTACCACAGCTCACCTGATATGTCTGGAATAATCGCTGCAAGTAGAGCTGCACTCTTGAATGAAGCAAAGTTGGGTGCTGCCATTGGACCACAGTCATACCTCAGCAGGCTGGCGGCAGAAAGATCTCAATATGCAAGCTCAACAGCCAGGCCCGCGGCTCCATTAGCATTTGACGAGCTTTCACCTCCTAAGCTCCAGAGTGATATCTTCTCGGCGCAGTCAAGCATGAGACCAAGTGCTAGATCCCTTTGGGCTAAGCAACCATTTGAGCAATTGTTCGGCATGTCAAGTGCAGAGCTCAGTAAAGGTGACTTCAATCTTCCAGGCAGATCAGGTGGCGTGGCCAAGGATGATTTCTCTTATAAGGAATCTGAGACGAAGCTTCTTCAGTCCCTCAGGCTCTGCATCATGAAGCTCCTTAAGCTAGAGGGATCAGGGTGGCTGTTCAAGCAAAATGGTGGTTGTGATGAAGATCTAATCGACCGAGTCGCTGCAGCCGAGAAGCTATTGATGCAAGGGACTGCCGAGAATCAACTGCTGCTTCATGGTGGTGATCTCCAGCAACATTCTTCCGACCAGGCCGGCATCCAGTACATGCGCACGCTTCCCAACTGCGGGGAGGACTGTGTTTGGCGCGCGTCACTCGTCGTTAGTTTCGGTGTCTGGTGTGTCCGCCGAGTGCTGGACATGTCTCTGGTGGAAAGCAGGCCAGAACTTTGGGGCAAGTATACCTATGTCCTTAACCGTCTTCAG GGGATCTTGGACCCTGCGTTCTCCAAGCCTCGGGGTGCTCTGACAATATGCACCTGCCTTCAGAAAGACACCAGAGTGCGCAATAGCCCACCCCACAGTGGGCTAACAGCCATGGGCCCGGTCCCCACACCGATCCGGGGCGCCTTCACGACCGCAGGCGTGGTTCTGGAGATGATCAAGGACGTGGAGGCTGCGGTCTCAGGCCGCAAGGGCAGGAGCGGCACGGCGGCGGGCGACGTCGCCTTCCCCAAGGGGAAGGAGAACCTGGCCTCCGTGCTGAAGCGGTACAAGCGGCGGCTCGCCAGCAAGGGCCAGTAG